GGATGAGTTTGATTTGGTTATTATAGATGTTAATAGCTTACGGGATATTAATATAGCCAAAGAGTGGTTGTCCTTTACTGAAAAAAATATAGCGGTCTTTGAATCAGGTAAATCATTAACAGATAGTAAAATGGATTTTATAAATATTCTTAGAAAACAACCTGGATTTATAGGATGGGTATTAAATAAAATTAAGCTTAGTGAATATAAGAATGGAGATATTGTTTAGTGAGTATTTATGAACTCTAGATCGATATTATTTTTGATACTTTTTTTTGGCTTTATTGTAAGGATAATTACCAGACAATTTGGCTTAGATTTACCTGTAGATATCATAATTTTGGTGCTGCCGGTTTTAGGGCTAATTCTTGCTGCTTTTAAACCTACAATGCAAGATTGGGAAGGGCTTAGAAGTGACTTGTTTTATATAGTTCTAGCTTGGCTGATTATTTGTATTTTAGAAGTAGTTAACCCTGCAGGAGCAAGTATAGATGGTTGGTTGAGAGAAATAGTGCCGGTGGCTTTGATCCCATTTTTAGTAGTTACACTTTCTCTCCTGGTTTTAAAAAATAATAAAGATCTTGACAAGTTTCTTTTCATTACAGTGGGTTTATCTACTCTCGCGGGACTATATGGAATAAAACAATTGTATTTTGGACTTTCAGCTGGTGATCAAAGGTTTTTGGATAATGGTGGAGCTGTTACCCATATGCTTTGGGGTCGTTTACGAGTGTTTTCATTTTATTCTGAAGCTGCCCAATTTGGTGCTTCTCAGGCTCATTTTGGATTATTAGCATTAATTCTAGCTTTAGGTCCATTCAGTAAAAAAGTGAAAATATTCTTATGGATAGCATCAGGATTAATGTTTTATGGTATGCTCATATCTGGAACTAGGGGAGCATTCTTTGCGCTTATTATGGGAGCTTTTTTTGCAATATTATTGAGTAAAAAATTTAAAGTTCTGATTATTGGAGGTATTTTAGCAATATGCTTTATCTGTTTTCTTAAATTTACTTATATAGGAAATGGTAATTATAATATTTATAGATTTAGATCGGCCTTAAACCCTAATGATCCGTCTCTTAATGTCAGAATTAATTCCCAAAGAATTTTAAGTGAGTATATGAGCTCACGACCTCTTGGTGGAGGCTTAGGGGTACTTGGTTATTATGGCATGAAATATAATTCTGATAAATTTCTTTCAACTGTACAACCAGATAGTTATTGGGTGAAGATTTGGGCTATGATGGGAATTGTTGGTTTTGTAATTTGGTTTGGGATGATGATGTATATACTTGGTAAATGTTGTGGTATAGTTTGGGAAATTGAAGATGAGGCACTAAGAGTTAAAGCAATTGCCATAACTTCGGGAATTGCAGGGATTTTATTCTGTAGCTATGGAAATGAAGTTATAAATACTATACCATCTTCAATTGTTATCTATATGTCTTGGGTTCTGATATACAAGATGCCAAAGCTAGATCGTCAAATTAAAGATAATAAATTAATCACTGCTTAAGATGCCTTACGAAATATTTGGAATCCCTGCTTTACTGTGTTTTATTTTAGGTTTTATGAATGGATTAAAGGCTATGAAAAAGAGCGACGAAACTAGAATTAACTAATATAAATTCGATCTAAATATTAAAAATTAATTAGTGTAATTCAATAGAATGTCGATCATTTCAAAAATAAAGTCCAATCCTAGATTAAAAAAAATAGCTCTAGCGTTTTTAATCCCTTCAAATGAGCATAAGCCAAGGTTATGGGTTAGAGTCTTTTTGAATCCATTTAAACATAAGCGGGGAAAGGGGTGCATAATTAGAAGAAGAGCTAGATTGGATGTTTTTCCGTTTAATGAATTTGTTTTAGGGGAGCGTTCGGTAATTGAAGATTTTTCAATAGTTAATAATGGGGTAGGGAACGTTCTAATTGGCAGCAGAACTATAATTGGGATATCAAACGTAATTATT
This is a stretch of genomic DNA from Candidatus Pedobacter colombiensis. It encodes these proteins:
- a CDS encoding O-antigen ligase family protein codes for the protein MNSRSILFLILFFGFIVRIITRQFGLDLPVDIIILVLPVLGLILAAFKPTMQDWEGLRSDLFYIVLAWLIICILEVVNPAGASIDGWLREIVPVALIPFLVVTLSLLVLKNNKDLDKFLFITVGLSTLAGLYGIKQLYFGLSAGDQRFLDNGGAVTHMLWGRLRVFSFYSEAAQFGASQAHFGLLALILALGPFSKKVKIFLWIASGLMFYGMLISGTRGAFFALIMGAFFAILLSKKFKVLIIGGILAICFICFLKFTYIGNGNYNIYRFRSALNPNDPSLNVRINSQRILSEYMSSRPLGGGLGVLGYYGMKYNSDKFLSTVQPDSYWVKIWAMMGIVGFVIWFGMMMYILGKCCGIVWEIEDEALRVKAIAITSGIAGILFCSYGNEVINTIPSSIVIYMSWVLIYKMPKLDRQIKDNKLITA